The region CCGATCACCTCGGGGACGCCGCCCGCGCCGGCCTGCTGCGCGACGCGGCGCGCCTGTCGTTCCGCTCCGCCGCCGGCCCGTTCCGGTCGTTCGGCCGGATCGCGGTCGAGCCACGCCCCTACCAGCTGGTCCCGCTGTTGATGGCTCTGAAGCTCGACCCGGTGCGGCTCCTCATCGCCGACGACGTCGGGGTTGGCAAGACCATCGAGGCGCTGTTGATCGCGCGGGAGTTGCTCGATCGCGGCGAGATCCGCCGCTTCACCGTCCTCACCCCTCCGCACCTCGCGGAGCAGTGGCAGCGGGAGCTTCGCGACGGATTCCACGTCGACGCCACCCTGGTCCTCGCGAGCACGGCGCGGTCGCTGGACCGCGACCTCGGGCATGCGGAGAGCATCTTCGATCGCCACCCGTTCACGGTCGTCAGCACCGACTTCATCAAGACCGACGCGCGCCGCCAGGAGTTCCAACGCACCGCACCGGAACTGGTGATCGTCGACGAGGCCCATACCAGCGCCGACCCGGGCCACGGGCGAAAGAGTCAACACCAACGCCACCGGCTCCTGGCAGGCCTCGCGGCCGACGAGGCCCGCCACCTCCTCCTCGTGACCGCCACCCCCCACTCGGGGAACGAGGACGCCTTCCGTTCCCTCCTCGGACTCCTCGATCCGGCGTTCCGGGACCTGCCCGACGACCTCCAAGGGCCCGACAACGAGCCGGTCCGGCGGCACGTGGCGAAGCACTTCGTGCAACGCAAGCGCGGCGACGTCCGCGCCTACCTCGACGCCCAGACCGACTTCCCCGATCGCGACGACGCCGACGTCCCGTACGCCCTCCACCCCGACGCGAAGGCGCTCTTCCACGACGTCTTGGCGTGGGCTCGCGGGGAGCTCGGTCGGGACGAGGCCGCGCACCGTCGGCGCGTGCGCTGGTGGGCGACCCTCGGGCTTCTCCGCGCCCTCGCGAGCAGTCCCGCGGCGGCCGCCAGCACCCTCCGGAACCGCGCCGCACCCGCCGACACCGACACGCCGGCGGAGGCCGACGCGGTCGGCCGCCGCACGGTGTTCGACGAGGTCGAGGAGGAATCCACCGAGGGGGTCGACGTCACGCCCGGAGGCCAGGTGGACGGCAACGACGCCGACGCCGAAAGCCGCCGAACGCTCCGAACCTTCGCGGAACGCGCCGATGCCCTCCGAGGCGCAAAGGACGCGAAGCTGTCGACGCTGGTCGAGCAGCTCCGGTCCCTCCTCGACGCGGGGCGCGCGCCGATCGTCTTCTGTCGCTTCATCGAGACCGCGGAGTACGTCGCCGACCACCTCCGCACGCAGCTCCCCGGCACGGAGGTCACCGCCGTCACGGGCACCCTCGCCCCCGCCGAGCGCGAAGCGCGGGTCCTGGACCTGACCGAACACGAACGCCGCACTCTGGTCGCCACCGACTGTTTGAGCGAGGGGATCAACCTACAGCGCGGGTTCGACGCGGTCGTGCATTACGACCTGTCGTGGAACCCGACGCGACACGAGCAGCGCGAAGGCCGCGTCGATCGCTACGGCCAGGCCCGAGACACGGTCGCGGTCCGCACCCTGTACGGGCGCGACAACCAGATCGACGGGGTGGTGCTGGACGTCCTGATCCGCAAACACAAGAACATCCGCAACAGCCTCGGGATCAGCGTGCCCGTGCCCGCCCAGGGCGACGACGTCGTCGACGCGATCTTCGAGGGGCTGCTGTTGCGCGACCAGACCAGCACGCAGGAGGCCCTGTTCGAGGACCTCGAGGCGTACGTCCGCCCGAAGGCCGCGCAGCTGGACGACCGCTGGGAGGCGGCCGCCGACCGCGAACGCACCAGCCGCACGATGTTCGCGCAGCGCCGCATCCACGTCGGCGACGTCGCCCGCGAACTCGAGGCCGCCCAGCGCGCCACCGGAGGGGGGACCGTCCGACGCTTCGTCGAGCGCGCCGTTCCCCTGCACGGCGGGCACGTTGCCCCCACGCGCACGGGCGCGAGCCGTCTCGCCCTCCGCGATCTCCACCGCGACCTTCGCGAGAGCCTGCCGATGCCGAACGACGCCGACGCGCTCGACGTCCGCTACGAGGCGCCCGTCCACCCGCACGAGTCGCTCTTGACGCGCACGCACCCCGTCACCGAAGCGCTCGCCAGCTACGTATTGGATGCGGCCCTGGATCCCGACCACGACCCCGACGCGGTCGCGGCCGCGCGGTCCGGCGTCATGCGGACCGACGCCGTACGGCAGCGCACGACGCTGTTGCTGGTCCGCCTGCGCTACCACCTCACGACCCGGAAGGGGCGCGGCGACGGAGCCCGCACGTGGCGGACCCTCGCCGAGGAGACGCTGCCGCTGGCGTTCTCCGGTGCGCCGGACGGGGATGGACCCGTCGCCTGGTGGGACGAC is a window of Trueperaceae bacterium DNA encoding:
- a CDS encoding helicase-related protein, which encodes MSFGPGSLVRARGRDWIVQAGSTDDYLLLHPLGGRDEEATGLALDVEPVEEATFALPTADHLGDAARAGLLRDAARLSFRSAAGPFRSFGRIAVEPRPYQLVPLLMALKLDPVRLLIADDVGVGKTIEALLIARELLDRGEIRRFTVLTPPHLAEQWQRELRDGFHVDATLVLASTARSLDRDLGHAESIFDRHPFTVVSTDFIKTDARRQEFQRTAPELVIVDEAHTSADPGHGRKSQHQRHRLLAGLAADEARHLLLVTATPHSGNEDAFRSLLGLLDPAFRDLPDDLQGPDNEPVRRHVAKHFVQRKRGDVRAYLDAQTDFPDRDDADVPYALHPDAKALFHDVLAWARGELGRDEAAHRRRVRWWATLGLLRALASSPAAAASTLRNRAAPADTDTPAEADAVGRRTVFDEVEEESTEGVDVTPGGQVDGNDADAESRRTLRTFAERADALRGAKDAKLSTLVEQLRSLLDAGRAPIVFCRFIETAEYVADHLRTQLPGTEVTAVTGTLAPAEREARVLDLTEHERRTLVATDCLSEGINLQRGFDAVVHYDLSWNPTRHEQREGRVDRYGQARDTVAVRTLYGRDNQIDGVVLDVLIRKHKNIRNSLGISVPVPAQGDDVVDAIFEGLLLRDQTSTQEALFEDLEAYVRPKAAQLDDRWEAAADRERTSRTMFAQRRIHVGDVARELEAAQRATGGGTVRRFVERAVPLHGGHVAPTRTGASRLALRDLHRDLRESLPMPNDADALDVRYEAPVHPHESLLTRTHPVTEALASYVLDAALDPDHDPDAVAAARSGVMRTDAVRQRTTLLLVRLRYHLTTRKGRGDGARTWRTLAEETLPLAFSGAPDGDGPVAWWDDDATEALLDATPDANVAPDQARRQLERMLEHVPDLLKALETVAEGRAEALRDAHARVRDAARA